The region CCTACGCAAACATAGGGTGGGAGCGCGGCCAAAATGGCGCACGTCGCAATGTACACAACTTCCGCCCGCCGCGCGCCGGACACTTCCACGCGCTTTCCGAACCTTCGGAACCGGAAACTGGGCCAGAAAGCACACCCAGGAGAGTGGGCGGGGCCGCACTCCCGGAAGTGCCTGCGGCCTTGGTCCGACGCACTGCGCCGCCGTCTCCACCGTTCCGCATCCCGGAGGGCGTGGAGGGAGAGGGCCGGAGCCTGGCCGCGCTCTCGGTTCTCAGGGCCGCTCTAGGAGGGCGGGACCCTGTTTGGGCAGCGACCCCACTGTGGATAGGGAGCGGGAGTTTCAGCGGGCCCTTGCTCCGGCTAACGAGGGAAGAGAATTTGGGCAGCCTTCCGCAAAAGCGTCGTTCCCCAGCCCCAAAGTGGAGGGGCGGGATGGACGAGCCCCTCACTCCGCGGGCGTCCGCACAGTTCATCGCGGAAAACAGTCGGGAAGTGTTCATTGACGGCGAAGGCGTTCGGAAGGTGGCGGACCTGCTGCTCGCCAGAGCCTCGGGGCCGGAGCTGCGCCTGGGGAGCTGGAAGGCCCTTCACGAGCTGAACCCCAGGGCGGCCGATGAGGCCGCGGTCAACTGGGTGTTCCTGGTAGATACGCTCAACTTCTCCTTCTGGTCGGAGCGTGACGAGCATAAATGCCTAGTGGGGTACAGGGGGACGACTTACAGTGGATACTGGTCCCTGTGCGCCGCGGTCAACAGGGCCCTTGACGAAGGTTGGTGCCTCTTCTCCCGGTCCGACCCGACCCTGCAAGCCTTTGAGGTTTCAGTTTGCCTGGAGGGTCCCAAGGAGCGCGCTGGGAGATGGAATAATGTGTTAAGACGAACGTGGAGGTCTTCATTATCAGTTCCTCTGCTTAGAGTAAAAGTATGGGAAGGTGGTATTAAATCCTTATACCCCGTATGTAGTGGGAAATGATCCTAATATTTATCCTTATGGCAGATAAGTATAAAAGTCAGTTTTCTAAAAAACACCACTATGATGACATCCGAAGAACAAAGGGATAGATATTATAACACATTCTATGCAAACTATATCATGTGTAATAGAAATGGATATTTAAGCACAGGcaagcaaatgaaaaatgaggGCTCTACCGATTATTTTTCGTCCACTTTTAGTGCATTCCTGTAACACTCATTTGGTTTCATATTAACTGCTTTTTGTAAAAGCAAGCGTCTAATGTATGTAAAAGTTTGACATTGTTTCTCTgcacttttttctccctaaggAATACCAATAACTAGTGCTTCATACTATGCCACAGTAACCCTGGATCAGGTTCGGCATGTACTCCGTTCTGACACAGATGTTCCAATGCCTTTGATTGAAGAGAGGCATCGGATTCTCAATGAAACCGGGAAAATTCTGCTTGACAAGTTTGAAGGCTCTTTTCTTAATTGTGTTCGAAAAAGTGAAAAAAGTGCACAGAAGTTAATGTACCTGGTAGTCGAGAGCTTTCCTTCTTACAGAGATGTGACTCAGTTTGAGGTGAGTTGTTTCTGTTGAGGACTTTAGAATTCTTAGTTAACCATCTGTGGTTAACTCTTTTACTTACCAGAACTTTTTTtgagaataaaaacaaagtttaaagtgTTCCTTGTGAACAAGCGCAGTAACAAAATTGGTAAGTAGTATTCCAAAGATGTTACTTCCCTTGTGTTTTCTAATCAGTGTATTTCCTCTGGTTTCTTTTCccacttacttttcttttttattgaggtacatataataaaatgcacaaatcttagtgtgcaACTTGgtaaattttgacatgtgtatccACTTATGTAACCATCCGTCAGATCAAGaaatcaaacattctcactaatttcttTACCCttatttctcccacctcccaaccCTTTCCCATGTAGCAACCACCAGTTGTTCTCTGTGttgatgagtttatttctgttttgcttgttttatttttaagatttcacatataagtgaaattatatggtatttgtcttatttcacttagcataataccctctaagtccatcagtggtccaaatggcaagatttggttcttttttaatggctgagtaatattcctgtgtgtgtgtgtacacaccatatctttttaatccattaatttatgatggacccttaggttgcttctatattttggctattgtaaacagtgctgcaataaacataggagtgaatATACCTTTTTGgattattgattttgttttctttgggtaaattcccagaagtggaattcctgagttgtgttgatatttctattttttgttttctgagaaacctccatactgcttcctaTAgagactgtaccaatttacattctaacCTTAtcatgtacaagggttcccttttctccatatccttgcaaCATATTACTTCTTGTTAATACTAGCCACTCTGGTTGgtatgagatggtatctcattgtgtgttttatttccttcattctttgttcttttaaaatatttcacaccTGAAAAAACCCTGGACCTGGGATAATGGGGTACTTATAGTGCTTCAAAAAATTTACTTCATTGGATGAAAATCAAATTTATACTGAATTCTCgctaataaaatgtattttttgctgagttttaatgtatatatactatatgctCTTTTTTTCCTGCACAGGATACTTTATTAGTATTATTTGCTTTATAgttcaaaaaaatttaaacagatgTCCTTTTGAAATAGTGAACATTTTGTATATCCTCCTGGTGTATacctggattttgtttttataaaattcttCTAGACTCCATTATCACTGTGTATTTTAGTTGTGACAGAATTGAAAGCAACTTCAGAGGAATCACAATATAAATCtattaaataagttaatgaaTACTGATgtcaaattgaaattttaaaactacCCTTTTGTAATCACAATTCAACAACTAAAATTACCAAAAATACTGTTTAAATCACTCTTTATGATTTACACAGTGTTTGCACATACACTCTTATTTGATTAACAGAACAGCTCTGTGGGGCCTAAAGACAAGGAACATTCTTGTCCTGTTCACAGACCAGGAACCAAAGTCTTTCTAAAAAGATGGGTGTAACTAGTTTATCTTAGGTCATTCGGTTAGGAAATAGCTAGCTTTTCT is a window of Manis pentadactyla isolate mManPen7 chromosome 3, mManPen7.hap1, whole genome shotgun sequence DNA encoding:
- the QNG1 gene encoding Q-nucleotide N-glycosylase 1 isoform X2, whose translation is MDEPLTPRASAQFIAENSREVFIDGEGVRKVADLLLARASGPELRLGSWKALHELNPRAADEAAVNWVFLVDTLNFSFWSERDEHKCLVGYRGTTYSGYWSLCAAVNRALDEVTLDQVRHVLRSDTDVPMPLIEERHRILNETGKILLDKFEGSFLNCVRKSEKSAQKLMYLVVESFPSYRDVTQFEGKRISFYKRAQILVADTWSVLEGKGDGCFRDISSITMFADYRLPQVLVYLGALKYSEELLKKLLKGEMLSYGNRQEVEIRGCSLWCVELIRDCLLGLIGKKGEKTSGEINSILLDFYLWDYARDHREDMKGIPFHRTRCIYY
- the QNG1 gene encoding Q-nucleotide N-glycosylase 1 isoform X1 produces the protein MDEPLTPRASAQFIAENSREVFIDGEGVRKVADLLLARASGPELRLGSWKALHELNPRAADEAAVNWVFLVDTLNFSFWSERDEHKCLVGYRGTTYSGYWSLCAAVNRALDEGIPITSASYYATVTLDQVRHVLRSDTDVPMPLIEERHRILNETGKILLDKFEGSFLNCVRKSEKSAQKLMYLVVESFPSYRDVTQFEGKRISFYKRAQILVADTWSVLEGKGDGCFRDISSITMFADYRLPQVLVYLGALKYSEELLKKLLKGEMLSYGNRQEVEIRGCSLWCVELIRDCLLGLIGKKGEKTSGEINSILLDFYLWDYARDHREDMKGIPFHRTRCIYY